Proteins from a genomic interval of Ignavibacteriales bacterium:
- a CDS encoding TMEM175 family protein, with protein sequence MTKGRTEAFSDGVIAVIITIMVLELRPPTGTDLASLTPLLPVFLSYALSFVFLGIYWSNHHHLLQAIKHVDGRVLWANLHLLFWLSLTPFVTTWMGENHFAPWPVALTGLSCSFLLLPTLY encoded by the coding sequence ATGACCAAAGGCCGCACGGAAGCGTTCAGTGATGGTGTCATCGCCGTCATCATCACCATCATGGTTCTGGAACTTCGGCCGCCGACAGGGACGGACCTCGCTTCGCTCACTCCCTTGTTGCCGGTCTTCCTCAGCTATGCTCTCAGTTTTGTCTTCCTCGGAATCTACTGGAGCAACCATCATCACCTGCTTCAGGCGATAAAACATGTTGATGGTCGTGTGCTTTGGGCAAACCTCCATTTGCTCTTCTGGCTGTCGCTCACACCGTTCGTCACGACATGGATGGGGGAAAACCATTTTGCTCCGTGGCCAGTCGCCTTAACGGGTTTGTCCTGCTCTTTTCTGCTATTGCCTACTTTATACTGA
- a CDS encoding dihydrofolate reductase family protein has translation MESFSVSIDGFGAGPNQNLENPLGAGGRRLHEWAFTTRTFQQMFGKDGDTTGTDADFAARGFRNIGSWILGRNMFGPIRGPWPDMNWKGWWGDNPPYHTSVFVLTNHPRESIPMAGGTTFHFVTDGIVSALERAKDAANGLDVRVGGGVATIRQYLRAGLIDEMHIAIAPILLGSGEQLFNDIDMVSLGYHCSEHARSPRATHVVLTKKT, from the coding sequence GTGGAGAGCTTCTCAGTTTCAATAGATGGATTCGGCGCAGGGCCGAACCAGAATCTTGAGAACCCACTCGGTGCCGGTGGACGGAGATTGCACGAATGGGCATTCACAACCAGGACTTTTCAGCAAATGTTCGGAAAGGACGGTGACACAACCGGCACTGATGCGGACTTTGCCGCCCGTGGATTCCGAAACATTGGATCATGGATTCTGGGACGCAACATGTTCGGCCCGATCCGCGGACCCTGGCCAGATATGAATTGGAAAGGTTGGTGGGGTGACAATCCGCCGTATCATACCTCAGTCTTTGTTTTGACGAACCACCCACGCGAGTCCATCCCCATGGCCGGCGGTACCACGTTCCACTTTGTGACCGACGGCATTGTAAGCGCCTTGGAGCGCGCAAAAGATGCGGCAAATGGGTTGGATGTTCGGGTTGGCGGAGGCGTTGCGACAATCCGGCAATACCTGCGTGCCGGATTGATCGACGAGATGCACATTGCCATCGCGCCCATCCTGCTCGGTTCTGGAGAACAGCTATTCAATGATATCGATATGGTTTCGCTCGGCTACCACTGTTCTGAGCATGCACGTTCACCGAGAGCAACCCATGTAGTTCTCACGAAGAAAACGTAG
- a CDS encoding DHCW motif cupin fold protein produces MAQYDIPFQVIDWLGIEQTGHKGQRGSAFWKTLQYPGLRIRIVTYSAGYIADHWCQKGHIVHCLEGELVTEHENGEKYLLKEGMTYVVSDDLSSHRSVAVKEVRLLIIDGDFLMPEQHRPTDEGSQ; encoded by the coding sequence ATGGCCCAATACGACATTCCTTTTCAGGTAATAGATTGGCTTGGGATTGAGCAGACCGGGCACAAGGGACAACGGGGCTCGGCGTTTTGGAAAACGCTCCAATACCCGGGTTTGAGGATCCGGATCGTGACCTACTCTGCCGGATACATCGCTGACCACTGGTGTCAGAAGGGGCATATAGTCCACTGTCTTGAAGGGGAACTCGTCACCGAGCACGAAAATGGCGAGAAGTACTTGTTGAAGGAAGGGATGACATATGTCGTATCGGATGATTTGAGTTCTCACCGTTCTGTTGCAGTGAAGGAAGTGAGGCTCTTGATCATCGATGGTGATTTCCTGATGCCGGAACAACATCGACCCACAGATGAAGGGTCGCAGTAG
- a CDS encoding GNAT family N-acetyltransferase — translation MSVTFSFDRPDSEIALALIQELDADLGSRYPGQWIHGLHPEDVRESKLIFVVMYHEGEPVGCGALRPLDSEMTEVKRMYVRREFRGRGYARKLLEFLEKTAQTSGYRVIRLETGTEQPESIGLYVSSGYLQIPAYGEYVGNPFSLCYEKKL, via the coding sequence ATGTCCGTTACGTTTTCATTCGATCGACCGGACAGCGAAATAGCTTTGGCGCTGATACAAGAATTGGATGCCGATCTGGGTTCCCGGTATCCCGGGCAATGGATTCATGGTCTGCATCCGGAAGATGTCAGAGAATCCAAGCTCATATTTGTTGTCATGTACCACGAGGGCGAACCGGTTGGGTGCGGGGCGCTCCGTCCGCTTGATTCTGAGATGACTGAAGTAAAACGCATGTATGTGAGGCGAGAATTCCGCGGGCGGGGTTACGCCCGGAAGCTGTTAGAGTTTCTTGAAAAGACAGCTCAAACCTCAGGATATAGAGTGATCCGGCTCGAAACTGGCACCGAACAGCCTGAGTCAATCGGACTTTATGTATCGTCTGGTTACCTGCAAATTCCCGCTTACGGAGAGTATGTGGGCAATCCGTTCAGTCTGTGCTACGAGAAGAAGTTGTGA
- a CDS encoding PIG-L family deacetylase: MGLRVFAIAAHADDIEFNMAGTLILLRRAGCEAHYMNIANGSCGSAEHDAETIAVLRLQEAKNAAGRIGAVFHPPLVPDIEIFYEKGLLARIGSIMRMVAPNILLVPSPQDYMEDHMIACRLSVTAAFCRGMRNFPVDPPRAPIEGEVAVYHAQPHGNRDPLSHLVRPDFFIDIGSAIEEKSSMLAEHKSQKEWLDRSQGIDAYLNTMRNFAGEMGTLATRCELAEGWRRHNPLGLCADDADPLSDLLREYVLEQVEPDS, translated from the coding sequence ATGGGCCTCCGAGTTTTCGCTATTGCCGCGCACGCGGACGACATCGAGTTCAACATGGCGGGCACCCTCATCCTGCTGAGGAGAGCGGGCTGTGAAGCCCACTACATGAACATAGCCAATGGTTCGTGCGGTTCAGCCGAGCACGACGCGGAAACCATTGCGGTCTTGCGGCTCCAGGAAGCGAAGAACGCGGCGGGCCGGATCGGGGCGGTGTTCCATCCGCCACTGGTTCCTGATATTGAAATCTTCTATGAAAAAGGGCTTCTGGCCAGAATAGGGTCCATCATGCGAATGGTGGCGCCAAACATCCTCCTTGTCCCTTCGCCCCAAGACTACATGGAAGATCATATGATTGCCTGTCGCCTTTCGGTCACCGCTGCGTTCTGCCGGGGCATGCGGAACTTCCCTGTGGATCCTCCCAGGGCACCGATTGAGGGTGAGGTCGCCGTGTATCATGCCCAACCACATGGCAATAGAGATCCCTTGAGCCATCTGGTCCGGCCCGATTTCTTCATCGATATCGGCTCCGCCATTGAGGAAAAATCCAGCATGCTTGCCGAGCACAAGAGTCAGAAGGAGTGGCTGGACCGTAGCCAGGGGATAGACGCCTATCTGAACACGATGAGGAACTTCGCCGGCGAGATGGGGACGTTGGCGACACGATGCGAGTTGGCGGAGGGTTGGCGCAGGCACAATCCACTCGGGTTGTGCGCTGACGACGCAGATCCTCTCTCGGATCTTCTTCGAGAGTATGTCCTGGAGCAGGTCGAACCAGACTCTTGA
- a CDS encoding family 78 glycoside hydrolase catalytic domain, with product MKTATITLVILMSTAILQTPSRAQLKLTSLKCEFLTDPLSVDVANPRLSWTIESRDRGVAQTAYEVLVSSSKELLDKETGDLWQTGKVASDRSIHVMYSGKALASRTICYWKVRIWDNHGNASAYSRAAMWKMGLLSKTDWKAQWIGLPADTSLELRPAPYVRKEFGVTRAVRQAQLYVTARGLFIASLNGRRIGNETLSPEWTDYSKRIQYLTYDVTNQVKEGTNCIGMIIGDGWFRGFVGFSKIPNNYGKQTSALLQLHIEYADGTDQIVCTDASWKGTYGPLAYSDLLMGERYDARNEPEGWNSSGFKDNQWQNVLVLPAPSAPLVALTTEPVRIAHILKPKKVTQPKKGTFVFDLGQNIAGYCLLKVKGPAGTEVTLRHAEVLNPDGTIYTENLRRAKATDVYVLKGGREEVFEPHFTFHGFRYVEVTGYPGKPSISALRGCAINTDLPTAGSFTCSDPIINQLQSNILWSQRGNFISIPTDCPQRDERLGWMGDAQIFVRTASFNMDVASFMTKWMNDVEDAQSPQGAFKDTSPYIQGNGTDGAPGWGDAGVIVPWYMYRCYGDTRIIEGHYEAMNRWMKYLADSNADHIRNTLRNNDYGDWLSIDAETPKDLLATAFWAYDAKLMSDMAGAIGRSDDQRKHLELFNVIKGAFQKKYIGAEGNVFGETQTGYVLSLAFDLIPDNLRERAVQLLVDDIKKKNGHLSTGFIGVKYLNPVLSDNGHLDLAYRLLFNKTFPSWGYPILNGATTIWERWDGWTKEKGFQDAGMNSFNHYSMGSVGEWLFRYVAGIDLHPDAVAYKKMIIHPRPNRGLKFANAEYVSIYGLIRSGWKLTARKINLDVVIPANATSIVYVPTSNPKSVRETGSTKVSEVKFLREEAGCAVFEIGSGTYKFEADWK from the coding sequence ATGAAAACCGCAACCATCACGTTGGTGATCCTTATGAGCACGGCGATACTTCAAACTCCCTCCAGAGCGCAGCTCAAACTTACCTCACTCAAGTGTGAATTCCTGACAGATCCTCTGAGTGTAGATGTCGCAAATCCGCGACTGAGCTGGACCATTGAATCCAGAGATCGGGGAGTAGCACAGACGGCGTACGAAGTTCTTGTCTCCAGCAGCAAGGAACTGCTCGACAAGGAGACGGGGGATCTCTGGCAAACCGGAAAGGTCGCCAGCGACCGATCCATTCACGTCATGTATAGTGGAAAAGCTCTGGCGTCCCGGACGATATGCTACTGGAAAGTGCGAATCTGGGACAACCACGGCAATGCATCGGCATACTCCAGAGCGGCGATGTGGAAAATGGGGCTCCTTTCCAAAACGGATTGGAAAGCGCAATGGATTGGCCTCCCGGCGGATACGTCTCTCGAGCTGCGTCCCGCTCCTTATGTGAGAAAAGAGTTTGGCGTTACCAGGGCAGTCCGGCAAGCCCAGCTGTACGTTACAGCTCGCGGGCTGTTCATTGCGAGCTTGAACGGGAGGCGCATTGGAAACGAGACGTTATCACCCGAATGGACTGACTACAGCAAACGGATTCAGTACCTCACCTACGATGTGACGAACCAGGTCAAGGAGGGGACGAACTGCATCGGGATGATCATCGGTGATGGTTGGTTCAGGGGATTCGTCGGCTTCAGCAAAATTCCCAACAACTACGGGAAGCAGACCAGCGCTCTCCTCCAGCTTCACATCGAGTATGCTGACGGCACAGATCAGATTGTTTGTACCGACGCCAGCTGGAAGGGCACGTATGGGCCCCTCGCCTACTCCGACTTGCTGATGGGGGAACGGTACGACGCACGGAACGAACCGGAGGGATGGAACAGCTCAGGCTTCAAGGACAACCAATGGCAAAACGTCCTGGTCCTGCCCGCACCTTCTGCACCGTTGGTTGCACTGACCACCGAGCCGGTACGCATCGCTCACATCCTCAAACCCAAGAAAGTAACCCAGCCGAAAAAGGGAACGTTCGTATTCGATCTGGGTCAGAACATCGCAGGGTATTGTCTCCTCAAAGTCAAAGGACCCGCCGGCACGGAAGTAACACTCCGGCATGCCGAAGTTCTCAATCCCGACGGAACGATCTATACTGAAAACCTTCGAAGGGCTAAGGCAACGGATGTCTATGTTCTCAAGGGAGGACGGGAGGAAGTCTTCGAACCACATTTCACCTTTCATGGTTTCCGCTACGTGGAAGTGACCGGATACCCGGGCAAGCCGTCAATCAGCGCGCTGCGCGGCTGCGCGATCAACACCGATCTTCCGACGGCGGGAAGCTTCACATGTTCAGATCCAATCATCAACCAGCTTCAAAGTAATATCCTCTGGAGCCAACGCGGCAACTTCATCAGCATTCCGACCGATTGCCCGCAACGCGACGAAAGACTCGGCTGGATGGGAGACGCCCAAATCTTCGTACGGACTGCGTCATTCAACATGGACGTGGCCTCCTTCATGACAAAGTGGATGAATGACGTGGAAGATGCACAGTCGCCGCAGGGAGCATTCAAGGACACTTCACCGTACATCCAGGGGAACGGCACAGACGGCGCACCTGGATGGGGAGATGCCGGTGTCATCGTTCCCTGGTACATGTATCGATGCTACGGAGACACGCGCATCATCGAAGGACATTACGAGGCCATGAACCGCTGGATGAAGTACCTGGCGGATTCGAACGCCGATCACATCAGGAACACGCTCCGCAACAACGACTACGGGGACTGGCTCTCGATCGATGCTGAGACGCCCAAAGATCTTCTGGCGACAGCGTTCTGGGCGTACGACGCAAAGCTTATGTCAGACATGGCGGGCGCAATCGGACGATCCGATGACCAGCGGAAGCATCTCGAGCTTTTCAACGTCATCAAGGGAGCGTTTCAGAAGAAGTACATCGGAGCGGAGGGGAATGTTTTTGGGGAGACCCAGACGGGTTACGTGCTCAGCCTTGCTTTCGATCTCATCCCCGACAATCTTCGCGAACGCGCTGTGCAGTTGCTCGTCGACGATATCAAGAAGAAAAACGGCCACCTTTCCACGGGTTTCATCGGCGTGAAGTACCTGAATCCGGTGCTCTCAGACAACGGACACCTTGACCTGGCGTATCGGCTCCTTTTCAACAAGACGTTCCCCTCGTGGGGATATCCAATCCTGAACGGGGCGACGACAATTTGGGAACGATGGGACGGATGGACAAAGGAGAAGGGATTTCAGGATGCAGGCATGAACTCGTTCAACCATTATTCGATGGGGTCCGTCGGCGAGTGGCTCTTCAGGTACGTCGCTGGAATCGACCTCCATCCCGACGCTGTGGCATACAAGAAGATGATCATACATCCTCGGCCGAACCGTGGGCTGAAATTCGCCAACGCGGAATACGTGTCGATCTATGGACTCATCAGGAGCGGATGGAAGCTCACCGCACGAAAGATCAACCTGGATGTTGTCATTCCTGCTAACGCGACATCAATTGTCTACGTCCCGACTTCGAACCCGAAATCCGTCCGTGAGACCGGGAGCACCAAAGTGTCGGAGGTCAAGTTTCTGAGAGAGGAAGCTGGCTGCGCGGTTTTTGAAATCGGGTCGGGCACGTACAAGTTCGAGGCGGACTGGAAGTAG
- a CDS encoding DUF1801 domain-containing protein — protein MAENKTKPTKGSVTAFLSKIKVKQVRDDCFVILEMMQKVSKCEPVMWGSAIVGFGTYHYVYESGREGDMILIGFSPRKQNISIYLMGGLSKVEDELLKLGKHKTGGGCLYINSLSDVNVTVLKKVFAKAFKEAQRKKAHTG, from the coding sequence ATGGCGGAAAACAAAACCAAACCGACTAAAGGAAGTGTGACTGCTTTCTTGAGCAAAATCAAAGTCAAGCAAGTGCGGGACGATTGCTTCGTGATCCTCGAAATGATGCAGAAGGTCTCAAAATGTGAGCCCGTCATGTGGGGAAGCGCAATCGTCGGTTTCGGGACATATCACTATGTGTATGAGAGCGGGCGAGAAGGAGACATGATACTGATCGGCTTCTCGCCGAGAAAACAGAACATCAGCATCTATCTCATGGGTGGACTGAGCAAAGTTGAAGACGAACTCTTGAAACTCGGGAAACACAAGACCGGGGGAGGGTGCCTTTATATCAACTCGCTCAGCGATGTGAATGTAACGGTTCTCAAGAAAGTCTTTGCCAAGGCCTTTAAGGAAGCACAACGTAAAAAAGCACACACGGGCTAG
- a CDS encoding SRPBCC family protein, with protein sequence MVDLQLKHVPIMKTGMLIRKPVAEVFEAFIDPDITTKFWFTKSSGRLEVGKQVQWAWEMYDISIAVTAKVIEQNKRIVIGWPGYGGLTTVEWTFAPQKDGTTFVSITEAGFAGDGDELVKRVTDSTQGFSLMLGGLKALLEHNVRLNLVADRFPKGVVEH encoded by the coding sequence ATGGTCGATCTCCAGCTCAAGCACGTGCCTATTATGAAGACCGGAATGCTCATCCGCAAGCCCGTCGCGGAGGTGTTTGAAGCGTTCATCGACCCCGACATCACGACGAAGTTTTGGTTCACGAAGAGCAGCGGCAGGCTCGAGGTCGGCAAGCAGGTTCAATGGGCCTGGGAAATGTACGACATCTCAATCGCAGTGACTGCGAAAGTCATAGAACAGAACAAGCGCATCGTTATCGGGTGGCCAGGTTACGGTGGTCTGACTACCGTGGAATGGACGTTTGCCCCCCAGAAGGATGGGACCACGTTTGTCAGTATCACGGAAGCGGGCTTCGCTGGCGATGGAGATGAACTTGTGAAGCGGGTGACCGACTCGACTCAAGGTTTCTCCTTGATGCTCGGTGGCCTCAAAGCGCTCCTTGAGCATAATGTCAGATTGAATCTTGTAGCGGATCGTTTTCCCAAGGGAGTCGTAGAACACTAG
- a CDS encoding NAD(P)-dependent alcohol dehydrogenase yields the protein MKAIVYHNYGSPDVLKCEEVEKPTPGDNEVLIQVRAASVNPLDWHFVRGIPYFLRIMAGVRKPKSTRLGVDLAGKVEAVGRNVTRFKPGDEVFGTGHGAFAEYACSTENKLALKPARLTFEQAAAVPVAAITALQGLRDKGQIQPGQRVLINGAAGGVGTFAVQIAKSLGVHVTGVCSTRNVDLVKSVGADHVIDYTKEDFAQKGERYDLILDNVGNRSFDDCRRVMVAKGILVSNGGGSLKENEGSWLGPITGSIAALALSPFMSQKMVTILASITNTDLTALRELMDAGKVTPVIDRSYRLIEVPDAIRHVEEGHARGKVVITMGQSS from the coding sequence ATGAAAGCTATCGTTTATCACAACTATGGTTCACCCGATGTTCTCAAATGTGAAGAGGTCGAAAAGCCGACGCCTGGGGACAATGAGGTTTTGATACAGGTTCGAGCGGCTTCCGTCAATCCACTTGACTGGCACTTTGTGAGAGGCATTCCGTACTTCCTTCGCATTATGGCCGGCGTGCGCAAACCAAAGAGCACACGACTCGGTGTCGATCTGGCCGGAAAGGTTGAGGCGGTTGGGAGGAACGTAACTCGGTTCAAACCAGGTGATGAGGTATTCGGCACGGGCCACGGAGCGTTCGCCGAGTATGCGTGTTCCACCGAAAATAAACTGGCGCTGAAACCGGCCCGGCTCACATTCGAGCAGGCTGCCGCCGTGCCTGTAGCGGCAATCACCGCTCTGCAGGGTCTTCGCGACAAAGGACAGATTCAGCCGGGGCAGAGGGTACTGATCAACGGCGCTGCTGGAGGCGTCGGGACGTTTGCTGTGCAGATCGCCAAATCCCTCGGAGTACACGTCACCGGTGTGTGCAGTACGAGGAACGTAGATTTGGTCAAATCGGTTGGCGCAGACCACGTCATCGATTACACCAAAGAAGACTTCGCACAAAAGGGGGAGCGTTACGATCTTATACTCGATAACGTGGGAAACCGTTCGTTTGATGATTGCAGGCGCGTCATGGTCGCCAAAGGTATACTTGTGTCGAACGGCGGAGGGTCGCTGAAAGAGAACGAGGGGAGCTGGCTCGGGCCGATAACTGGTTCGATCGCAGCGCTTGCCTTGTCACCGTTCATGAGTCAGAAGATGGTCACGATCCTGGCATCGATAACCAACACCGACTTGACTGCATTGAGAGAGCTCATGGATGCAGGGAAGGTAACACCGGTCATCGATAGGAGCTACAGGTTGATCGAGGTCCCCGATGCCATCCGGCACGTGGAGGAGGGACACGCCCGGGGAAAAGTGGTAATAACCATGGGACAGAGCAGCTAG
- a CDS encoding SRPBCC family protein: MSNLTNTVRLHRVLRASPERVYRAFLDPDAMAKWIPPHGFTGKVHHMDATVGGSYKMSFTNFGTGKSHSFGGMYVELKPHELIRYTDQFDDPNLPGQMQVTISLRGVSCGTELTMVQEGVPSAIPVELCYLGWQESLFLLAHLVEPEIPDGA, from the coding sequence ATGTCCAACCTCACCAATACGGTCCGCCTTCACCGCGTACTGCGCGCCTCGCCTGAACGTGTCTATCGGGCATTTCTCGATCCCGACGCGATGGCGAAGTGGATTCCGCCGCACGGGTTCACCGGCAAGGTTCATCACATGGATGCAACTGTCGGCGGAAGCTACAAAATGTCGTTCACGAACTTTGGTACAGGAAAGAGCCATTCGTTCGGCGGGATGTACGTGGAACTCAAACCGCATGAGCTGATACGGTACACGGACCAGTTCGATGACCCCAACCTGCCGGGCCAAATGCAGGTCACCATTTCGCTCCGCGGTGTCTCTTGCGGTACCGAACTTACGATGGTTCAGGAAGGTGTGCCATCAGCCATTCCGGTCGAATTGTGCTACCTTGGGTGGCAGGAATCGTTGTTCCTGCTGGCGCATCTCGTCGAACCGGAGATTCCAGACGGCGCGTGA
- a CDS encoding MFS transporter, whose product MTENRNRIIEFLGLKKDLVGLLSMVVLVGLGEHMAERFLPLYLVALGGGAFSVGLLNGLDNLLGALYSYPGGYASDRLGYKRALMLFNVIAMAGYAIVIIFPSWQAVIAGAVLFVSWTAISLPATMDLVATVLPKSKRTMGVSLHSMVRRIPMALGPIIGGVLIGAFGETLGVRIALSVAFVLAGVSLVLQQVMIGEERKDAGEKKISLTNGLHLLSPTLRKLLVSDILIRFCEQIPYAFVVIWCVSLNKITPLQFGLLTTIEMATAMLVYVPVAYLADKTTKKPFVVITFMFFTLFPLVLLVAHSFWIMILAFVIRGLKEFGEPTRKALIMDLAPEGRKAATFGLYYLIRDTIVSLAAFGGAILWDASTMQLVVDTFGVGRSLLPFFNSIASPSLNLFVAFGFGVAGTIYFALFGRDMGRMAGSVVDK is encoded by the coding sequence ATGACAGAAAACCGAAACAGGATAATAGAATTCCTTGGTCTGAAGAAAGACCTCGTCGGATTGCTCAGCATGGTAGTGCTGGTGGGGCTCGGGGAACACATGGCCGAGCGGTTTCTGCCCCTCTACCTTGTTGCACTGGGAGGCGGAGCCTTCTCGGTCGGATTGTTGAATGGTCTGGACAACCTTCTGGGTGCGTTATATTCCTATCCCGGGGGGTATGCGAGTGATCGGCTGGGATACAAGAGAGCACTGATGCTGTTTAATGTGATTGCCATGGCCGGGTACGCCATCGTGATCATATTCCCCTCGTGGCAGGCCGTCATCGCCGGTGCGGTCCTGTTTGTGTCGTGGACAGCGATCTCGTTGCCGGCAACGATGGACCTGGTGGCAACTGTTCTGCCGAAGAGCAAGCGGACAATGGGAGTATCGCTTCATTCGATGGTGCGCCGCATCCCGATGGCGTTAGGGCCGATCATTGGCGGCGTGCTCATAGGGGCGTTCGGTGAAACGCTGGGCGTGCGCATCGCGCTGTCCGTCGCGTTCGTCCTCGCCGGAGTCTCGCTCGTGCTTCAGCAGGTGATGATTGGGGAGGAGAGGAAGGATGCAGGCGAGAAAAAAATATCTCTGACGAACGGATTACATTTGTTAAGCCCGACGCTGCGAAAGCTCCTCGTGTCGGATATCCTCATCAGATTCTGTGAGCAGATCCCATATGCCTTTGTGGTCATCTGGTGCGTCAGCCTCAACAAGATCACTCCACTGCAATTCGGTCTGCTGACGACAATTGAAATGGCGACCGCAATGCTCGTCTATGTTCCTGTCGCCTACCTGGCTGACAAAACCACAAAGAAGCCTTTTGTGGTCATCACGTTCATGTTCTTCACATTGTTCCCCCTTGTGCTGCTGGTCGCCCATTCATTCTGGATCATGATTCTTGCGTTCGTGATCCGGGGACTCAAGGAATTTGGCGAGCCAACCCGGAAGGCGCTGATCATGGACCTGGCTCCTGAGGGAAGGAAGGCGGCAACGTTCGGTCTATACTACCTTATTCGCGATACCATTGTGTCCCTCGCTGCCTTTGGAGGGGCGATACTGTGGGATGCGTCGACGATGCAACTCGTGGTTGATACCTTCGGAGTCGGACGCTCTCTCTTGCCTTTCTTCAACTCAATTGCATCCCCGTCACTGAATCTCTTCGTTGCGTTCGGGTTCGGTGTGGCAGGCACGATCTATTTCGCGCTCTTTGGAAGGGATATGGGTCGTATGGCTGGTTCGGTCGTTGACAAGTAG
- a CDS encoding pirin family protein — MSIRPIKRIIEAQPTIEGAGVHLRRAFGFGNTKDFDPFLLFDDFRNESPEDYLAGFPWHPHRGIETITYVLAGTVDHGDSLGNKGTLGSGDVQWMTAGSGILHQEMPKGDPSGRMHGFQLWANLPRSLKMTDPRYQDVPSSEIPEVGDDDGTVVRVVCGEFWGKKGPVAGIAADPRYLDVWVPPGRRKTLPVETTRHAFAYIFEGDGTFRDASAPGAVMTEQVGAGGATVPDKTGNRSMVLFDRGDEVTVHAGEKGIRFLLVSGKPIDEPVAWYGPIVMNTEEELRQAFVELQNGTFIKHR, encoded by the coding sequence ATGTCTATCAGACCAATCAAGCGAATTATTGAAGCTCAACCGACGATCGAAGGCGCCGGTGTGCACCTGCGCCGTGCATTTGGATTCGGCAACACGAAAGATTTCGACCCGTTCCTTCTGTTCGATGATTTTCGTAACGAAAGCCCGGAAGATTACCTCGCTGGTTTCCCATGGCACCCGCATCGGGGGATCGAGACGATAACCTACGTGCTCGCGGGCACGGTGGACCACGGAGACAGCCTTGGAAACAAGGGCACCTTGGGATCAGGCGATGTTCAATGGATGACTGCCGGGAGTGGAATTCTTCACCAGGAGATGCCGAAGGGAGATCCGAGCGGGAGGATGCACGGATTCCAGCTTTGGGCAAACCTGCCGCGGTCTCTCAAGATGACAGATCCACGCTATCAGGATGTCCCATCATCCGAAATACCGGAAGTCGGAGATGATGACGGCACTGTGGTGCGTGTTGTGTGCGGGGAGTTCTGGGGAAAGAAAGGTCCGGTAGCGGGCATCGCGGCTGATCCGCGGTACCTTGATGTCTGGGTGCCGCCGGGTCGACGGAAGACACTTCCCGTTGAGACAACACGACATGCATTTGCCTACATCTTTGAAGGGGACGGGACATTCCGCGACGCCTCAGCCCCGGGGGCAGTTATGACAGAACAGGTCGGTGCCGGCGGTGCGACTGTGCCTGACAAAACCGGAAACCGATCCATGGTTCTTTTCGACCGAGGGGACGAAGTGACTGTGCATGCGGGAGAGAAAGGGATTCGATTTCTGCTCGTGTCGGGCAAACCAATCGATGAGCCTGTTGCATGGTACGGCCCGATCGTCATGAACACGGAAGAAGAACTCCGGCAGGCATTTGTCGAGTTGCAGAATGGAACGTTTATCAAGCATAGATAA
- a CDS encoding VOC family protein has product MLKSMPIVAFVATTMPARAKEFYANVLELSLLSEDGFALMFNAGGTKLRVAIVRELQPAGYTVLGWIVPDIRRSIQELASRGVKFNRYEGFEQDEFGIWTSPSGARVAWFSDPDGNTLSLAEFEPSASAGIRKT; this is encoded by the coding sequence ATGCTAAAATCCATGCCAATCGTCGCGTTCGTGGCGACGACGATGCCGGCCCGTGCAAAGGAATTCTACGCCAATGTGCTGGAGCTTTCGCTCCTCAGCGAGGATGGATTTGCGCTAATGTTCAATGCAGGGGGTACGAAACTCCGCGTCGCCATTGTCAGGGAACTTCAGCCCGCGGGTTATACTGTTCTTGGATGGATTGTGCCGGATATTCGCCGATCCATTCAGGAACTTGCTAGCCGGGGTGTCAAGTTCAACCGCTATGAGGGATTCGAACAGGATGAGTTCGGTATCTGGACGTCACCGTCTGGTGCTCGCGTTGCCTGGTTCAGCGACCCCGATGGCAACACGCTGTCATTGGCAGAGTTCGAACCGTCAGCAAGCGCTGGAATTCGGAAAACGTGA